A genomic window from Candidatus Hydrogenedentota bacterium includes:
- a CDS encoding nuclear transport factor 2 family protein, with protein MQSVRPSLHRSSLKAGILLLAGILLPVVMVAARDSPPDDEAAVRAVVEQYFHGIIAYDEEALRNAFHPDAAVIGLNKEGETESVRFDDWVVYTRGTAPDATGRNNTIVSVDITGTAAVVKTDLNWPHVRYTDYLSLMKSGGEWRIVNKIFHRGAPGETL; from the coding sequence ATGCAAAGCGTAAGGCCGTCCCTTCATCGTTCCTCTTTGAAGGCAGGTATCCTGCTCCTGGCCGGAATTCTGCTTCCGGTGGTGATGGTTGCCGCCCGGGATTCCCCGCCGGACGACGAGGCGGCGGTGCGCGCGGTGGTGGAACAATACTTCCACGGGATCATCGCGTACGACGAGGAAGCGCTGAGAAATGCCTTTCACCCCGACGCCGCGGTCATCGGGTTGAACAAGGAAGGCGAGACGGAAAGTGTGCGGTTTGACGATTGGGTGGTCTACACACGCGGAACCGCGCCCGACGCCACGGGGCGCAACAATACGATCGTCAGCGTGGATATAACCGGCACGGCCGCCGTAGTGAAGACGGATCTGAACTGGCCCCACGTCCGCTACACCGATTACCTCTCGCTCATGAAGAGCGGCGGCGAATGGCGCATCGTCAACAAGATCTTTCACCGCGGCGCCCCGGGGGAAACGCTCTGA
- a CDS encoding RNA polymerase sigma factor: protein MTSSDADIPHGGDVALVTAALAGDEGAYMAIVEAHQPMVARLMWRFTTDPLKLEELVHDTFVQAYFSLGKYRGTGPLGGWIRTIGVRVGYRHWKEKAREKNRDELNDQIARDPGVIHALEADPEPASAAHQALHAALGQLPPRDRLVLTLLYWERCSTEEAAKLTGWSGSMVRVQAFRARKKLKRLLEKLEDGRG, encoded by the coding sequence TTGACCAGCAGCGATGCCGACATACCCCATGGCGGGGACGTGGCCCTGGTGACCGCCGCGCTGGCGGGCGACGAGGGCGCGTATATGGCCATTGTGGAGGCGCACCAGCCGATGGTGGCGCGGCTGATGTGGCGCTTTACGACGGATCCGCTGAAGCTGGAGGAGCTGGTGCACGATACGTTCGTACAGGCCTATTTCAGCCTGGGAAAGTATCGGGGTACGGGCCCGCTTGGCGGGTGGATCCGTACGATAGGGGTGCGGGTGGGTTACCGCCACTGGAAGGAGAAGGCGCGGGAGAAGAACCGGGACGAATTGAATGATCAGATCGCGCGGGATCCGGGCGTGATCCACGCGCTGGAGGCGGATCCGGAACCGGCTTCCGCGGCGCACCAGGCGCTGCATGCCGCCCTGGGCCAGTTGCCGCCGAGGGACCGCCTGGTGCTGACGTTGCTGTATTGGGAGCGCTGCTCCACGGAGGAAGCCGCGAAACTGACCGGCTGGAGTGGGAGCATGGTGCGGGTGCAGGCGTTTCGCGCTCGGAAGAAGCTGAAGAGGCTGTTGGAGAAACTCGAAGATGGACGTGGTTGA
- a CDS encoding diguanylate cyclase has translation MHQYTVCVAEDCEDENALLRAGLCLNGYEALSAFTGRQALDVCRRQPVDVLLLDVGLPDMDGYEVCRHLKADPRTAGIPVIFITARSDTEDVIRGYNSGAADYIGKPFNLPVVMIRIEALMRTQQTHDELPSPGDLIDTAYTDQLTGLRNSRFLLERLQEEVEKAHRYDYPVSCVVLDVDEVKALNDEMGTASLDDVLVEVAIAMRNASRNYDILARYDGAMFAAVLPHAVLDEAIRYAQKIHDEISTITFNDPCCPSQAQLRFGVVSCRNGSATGAEHILGEAMQGLFKAKSRHGKRLYARDLHDKSESSF, from the coding sequence GTGCATCAGTACACCGTCTGCGTAGCTGAAGATTGCGAGGACGAGAACGCCCTGCTCCGGGCTGGCCTTTGCCTGAACGGTTACGAGGCGCTCAGCGCGTTTACGGGCCGCCAGGCGCTGGACGTATGCCGCCGCCAGCCGGTGGACGTGCTTCTGCTCGACGTGGGATTGCCGGACATGGACGGTTATGAGGTGTGCCGGCACTTGAAGGCGGATCCGCGAACAGCCGGCATACCGGTTATCTTTATTACCGCCCGCAGCGATACAGAAGACGTCATTCGGGGGTACAATTCAGGTGCGGCCGATTATATTGGCAAGCCGTTTAATCTGCCGGTGGTAATGATCCGGATCGAGGCGCTCATGAGAACACAACAAACCCACGATGAACTTCCTTCCCCGGGGGACCTGATCGACACGGCCTATACCGATCAGTTAACGGGATTGCGCAACAGCCGCTTCCTTCTGGAACGCCTGCAGGAGGAGGTGGAGAAAGCGCACCGCTACGACTATCCCGTATCGTGCGTGGTGCTCGACGTGGACGAGGTGAAGGCCCTGAACGACGAAATGGGCACGGCAAGCCTCGACGACGTTCTGGTGGAGGTGGCGATCGCGATGCGGAATGCCTCGCGGAACTACGACATTCTCGCGCGTTACGACGGCGCGATGTTTGCCGCCGTGCTGCCCCACGCCGTGCTGGACGAAGCGATCCGCTACGCGCAGAAGATTCACGACGAGATCAGCACCATTACCTTCAACGACCCGTGCTGCCCGTCGCAGGCGCAGTTGCGATTTGGCGTGGTCTCCTGCCGGAACGGCAGCGCCACGGGCGCCGAGCACATCCTCGGCGAAGCGATGCAGGGGCTTTTCAAGGCGAAAAGCCGGCACGGCAAGCGGCTGTACGCGCGCGACCTGCACGACAAGTCGGAATCGAGTTTCTAA
- a CDS encoding biopolymer transporter ExbD: MNNAFGRARKPRRPSINITSLIDVMFLLLIFFMVSSVFRDNAGIDITLPSAATATEQLEAPHEIRLDSGGGIEFDGESGISMEALEARLRELLAEEPGARMALSADGGADTKDFVAVIDLARKVGGEQLIIRTQRPDTPMEEPAGAE; this comes from the coding sequence GTGAATAACGCGTTTGGGCGAGCCCGCAAACCCCGGCGACCGAGCATCAATATCACGTCGCTCATCGACGTCATGTTCCTGCTGCTCATCTTCTTCATGGTCTCATCGGTGTTCCGCGACAACGCGGGTATCGACATTACGCTGCCATCCGCCGCCACCGCCACCGAACAGCTGGAGGCGCCTCACGAAATCCGCTTGGATTCCGGCGGTGGTATCGAGTTCGACGGGGAATCGGGTATCTCAATGGAGGCGCTGGAGGCGCGGTTGCGGGAGCTTCTGGCGGAGGAGCCCGGGGCGCGGATGGCGTTGAGCGCCGACGGGGGAGCGGACACGAAGGACTTCGTGGCGGTGATCGATCTGGCCCGCAAGGTGGGCGGGGAGCAGTTGATTATTCGCACGCAGCGCCCGGATACTCCCATGGAGGAACCTGCGGGCGCGGAATGA
- the purD gene encoding phosphoribosylamine--glycine ligase: MNILVLGGGGREHAMAWKAARNSRVETVYCAPGNPGVAGLEKGVCVNVDPEDAAAVRALIAEKEIDLVLVGPEAPLAAGIVDALADTRAMVFGPVKAAAQLEASKTFAKEFMARHNIPTAAYRAFTDPEAARAYVDEIGVPLVVKADGLAAGKGVTVAFERDQALQAIDDAMVGGVFGAAGVRIIIEAFLDGEEASILAFSDGKTVIPMASSQDHKAAHDGDTGPNTGGMGAYSPAPLVTPALLDEIQRRILQPCVDGLAAEGSPYVGVLYAGLMITAKGPEVVEFNCRFGDPETQVVLPRLTTDLVDVAEACCRGTLDQISLEYTDQPCATVVLASEGYPGSYPKGRAVTGIDDAEAVEGVTVFHAGTRDNGGRLETSGGRVLAVTALGANLREALDRAYAGVARIHFDGMHYRRDIGQKAFKRIP, encoded by the coding sequence ATGAACATACTTGTATTGGGCGGCGGCGGGCGCGAACACGCGATGGCGTGGAAGGCGGCCCGGAACAGCCGCGTGGAAACGGTGTACTGCGCGCCGGGGAACCCCGGTGTCGCGGGACTCGAGAAGGGCGTCTGCGTAAATGTGGATCCCGAAGACGCGGCCGCGGTGCGCGCATTGATTGCGGAAAAGGAGATCGATCTCGTCCTCGTCGGCCCGGAAGCCCCCCTGGCCGCCGGTATTGTGGACGCGCTGGCGGACACCCGGGCGATGGTATTTGGACCGGTGAAGGCCGCCGCGCAACTGGAAGCGAGCAAGACCTTCGCCAAGGAATTCATGGCGCGACACAATATCCCGACCGCGGCCTATCGCGCGTTCACCGATCCCGAAGCCGCGCGGGCCTATGTCGACGAAATCGGCGTCCCCCTGGTCGTCAAGGCCGATGGCCTGGCGGCGGGAAAGGGCGTGACCGTTGCGTTCGAACGCGATCAGGCGCTTCAGGCCATTGACGACGCGATGGTGGGCGGAGTCTTCGGAGCCGCCGGCGTCCGGATCATCATTGAGGCCTTCCTCGATGGGGAGGAGGCGTCCATTCTGGCGTTCTCCGACGGGAAAACCGTGATTCCCATGGCTTCCAGCCAGGATCACAAGGCGGCCCACGACGGCGATACCGGCCCCAACACCGGCGGCATGGGGGCCTACTCGCCCGCACCCCTGGTAACGCCGGCGCTCCTGGATGAGATCCAGCGCCGCATACTACAGCCCTGCGTCGACGGCCTGGCCGCCGAAGGATCCCCCTACGTGGGCGTGCTGTACGCCGGGCTGATGATCACCGCCAAGGGACCTGAAGTCGTTGAGTTCAACTGCCGCTTCGGCGACCCCGAGACCCAGGTCGTGCTGCCGCGCCTGACCACCGACCTGGTGGATGTCGCGGAGGCCTGCTGCCGCGGAACCCTCGACCAGATTTCCCTCGAATACACCGATCAACCCTGCGCGACCGTCGTGCTGGCAAGCGAGGGCTATCCGGGCAGCTACCCGAAAGGGCGCGCCGTCACGGGAATCGACGACGCCGAGGCCGTGGAAGGCGTCACGGTGTTCCACGCCGGCACGCGGGACAACGGGGGACGCCTCGAAACCAGCGGCGGGCGGGTGCTGGCGGTAACCGCGCTCGGCGCGAACCTGCGAGAAGCGCTGGACCGCGCCTACGCCGGTGTCGCCCGGATTCACTTCGATGGGATGCACTACCGGCGGGACATCGGCCAGAAGGCCTTCAAGCGCATCCCGTAG
- a CDS encoding right-handed parallel beta-helix repeat-containing protein, giving the protein MKTVVRFALCAIACGVASAETVVFSPGPDAQLQIQEAFILSPPGTVFHFQEGRYEFDHTLSLDVDNVTIRGDGMEKTVLTFQSQDAGAEGLYVTSDNVTLEDLAIEDTKGNAFKSNGANNLIIRRVRAEWTGGPKATNGAYGLYPVSASNTLIEDCIVRGASDAGIYVGQTKNVIVRRNLVEFNVAGIEIENCHHADVYDNIATRNTGGILVFDMPGLPLKDGQRTRIYQNKIYDNDTVNFAPEGNIVGTVPTGTGVIVMANYYVEIFDNDIYNNQTANVLLTSWLASGRPNTDPEYNPYSEGIYIHGNRFGKGGYEPMGDGGQLMAAQAGVPLPDILWDGSFDTNRLVNGEIPEDRRIVIGENAKTGGGEVTFANLGGAEAIFTTSREAVRRDISAHAGALPRLPEVTLPRME; this is encoded by the coding sequence ATGAAAACGGTAGTTCGCTTTGCGCTGTGCGCCATCGCATGCGGCGTCGCCAGCGCCGAAACAGTCGTCTTCTCACCGGGGCCCGATGCGCAGTTGCAGATTCAGGAGGCCTTTATCCTCAGCCCGCCCGGCACGGTGTTCCACTTCCAGGAAGGGCGCTACGAATTCGACCACACCCTCTCCCTCGATGTGGACAACGTCACCATACGGGGCGATGGTATGGAGAAGACCGTGCTTACGTTCCAATCCCAGGACGCGGGCGCCGAAGGGCTCTACGTCACCAGCGACAACGTAACCCTCGAAGACCTCGCCATTGAGGACACCAAGGGCAACGCCTTCAAATCCAACGGGGCCAACAACCTGATCATCCGCCGCGTGCGCGCGGAATGGACCGGCGGTCCAAAAGCGACCAACGGCGCCTACGGCCTCTATCCCGTCAGCGCCAGCAACACGCTGATCGAGGATTGCATCGTACGGGGCGCCTCGGACGCCGGCATCTACGTCGGCCAGACGAAGAACGTAATCGTCCGGCGCAATCTCGTGGAATTCAACGTCGCCGGCATCGAGATCGAAAACTGCCACCACGCCGACGTGTACGACAATATCGCGACGCGCAACACAGGCGGCATTCTCGTCTTCGACATGCCCGGGCTCCCGCTCAAGGACGGCCAGCGCACGCGCATCTATCAAAACAAGATCTACGACAACGACACCGTGAACTTCGCGCCCGAGGGCAATATAGTCGGCACGGTGCCGACCGGAACCGGCGTCATCGTGATGGCCAACTATTACGTCGAGATCTTCGACAACGACATCTACAACAACCAGACCGCCAACGTCCTCCTCACCAGCTGGCTCGCCAGCGGGCGCCCCAACACCGATCCCGAGTACAACCCGTACTCCGAGGGCATCTATATCCACGGCAACCGTTTCGGGAAAGGCGGCTACGAGCCCATGGGCGACGGCGGACAACTCATGGCCGCACAGGCGGGCGTTCCGCTGCCCGATATCCTCTGGGACGGTTCCTTCGACACCAATCGGCTCGTGAACGGGGAAATCCCCGAGGATCGCCGGATCGTCATCGGCGAAAACGCCAAAACGGGCGGCGGCGAAGTCACCTTCGCCAACCTGGGCGGCGCCGAGGCGATCTTCACCACCTCCAGGGAGGCCGTGCGGCGCGACATTTCCGCGCACGCGGGGGCGCTCCC
- a CDS encoding LacI family DNA-binding transcriptional regulator has translation MGSKNAHVMSAIEQDIRNRGLRPGQPYCSAREIADRLDVSPMTADRAMRRLADSGVLIRRHGSGTFVGAALADRLAAEVRFIQIFIPANFYNAYRVIVENIVATLHQAFPRDRIEQVFISDAAQESFCRQLVRAWRTGEAPRAVVLVGCGLPVQRLFAEQGIPVVATGGVSKTQSPLPWIDMDHREAGRLLGHWAASLGHRRVLILMNHLWGCGDNDFLDGLEEGLRPASGKPIEARVRSVDVEGSDVESVLREAFQRGNPPGALICTARRNAEIAVRIAEDRGLRIPEDFAVATVLVRAPTGPPPRYTYTRWATTRETNDALRTMVRQLIRGMPPDPAQFLIPVELVTPGCLDEWI, from the coding sequence ATGGGCAGCAAGAACGCACACGTCATGTCGGCCATTGAACAGGATATCCGTAACCGCGGGTTGCGGCCGGGGCAGCCCTATTGCAGCGCGCGGGAGATCGCCGATCGCCTGGATGTGAGCCCCATGACCGCTGATCGCGCCATGCGGCGCCTGGCGGATAGCGGCGTGCTGATCCGCCGCCACGGCTCGGGCACTTTTGTCGGCGCCGCGCTGGCCGACCGGCTTGCCGCCGAGGTCCGGTTTATCCAAATCTTCATTCCAGCCAATTTTTACAATGCCTATCGCGTAATCGTCGAGAACATCGTCGCGACGCTGCACCAGGCCTTTCCCCGGGATCGCATCGAGCAAGTCTTCATATCCGACGCGGCGCAGGAATCCTTTTGCCGCCAGCTTGTTCGCGCGTGGCGCACCGGCGAAGCCCCCCGGGCGGTGGTGCTCGTTGGGTGCGGCCTACCGGTCCAACGCCTCTTTGCCGAGCAGGGGATACCCGTGGTCGCGACGGGCGGCGTCTCCAAGACGCAATCGCCCCTGCCCTGGATTGACATGGACCACCGCGAGGCGGGCCGCCTGCTGGGGCATTGGGCCGCAAGCCTTGGCCACCGGCGCGTACTTATTCTCATGAACCACCTGTGGGGGTGCGGCGACAACGATTTCCTCGACGGGCTTGAGGAAGGATTGCGGCCCGCGTCGGGCAAGCCGATTGAGGCCCGGGTGCGCAGTGTGGACGTGGAAGGCAGCGACGTGGAATCCGTGCTCCGGGAAGCATTCCAGCGGGGCAACCCGCCAGGGGCGCTTATCTGTACCGCCCGCCGGAACGCCGAGATCGCCGTACGCATCGCGGAGGACCGCGGCTTGCGGATTCCGGAAGACTTCGCGGTAGCCACGGTGCTGGTTCGCGCGCCGACCGGCCCGCCGCCCCGTTACACCTATACCCGCTGGGCCACCACGCGGGAAACGAACGACGCATTGCGCACCATGGTGCGCCAGCTGATCCGGGGCATGCCTCCGGATCCCGCGCAGTTTCTCATACCGGTTGAACTGGTGACGCCGGGTTGCCTGGACGAATGGATTTGA
- a CDS encoding IMP cyclohydrolase: MPRVRRAILSCFDKTGVVELATLLRDLEVELISTSGTLTVLREAGIDALSIEEYTGVPEMMGGRVKSLHSKVHAGLLGLRDNKLHCEQMQAYEMHWVDMLVANIRPMRDITGQPGVTTEEVLDQTDIGGVAMIRSAAKNFRFVTCVVNPDRYASVMHELRALEGEVPFAARYRLAQEAFALTAEYDRAIADYLESTVPPEE, encoded by the coding sequence ATGCCCAGAGTACGGCGGGCCATACTGAGTTGCTTTGACAAGACGGGCGTCGTCGAGTTGGCGACCTTGTTGCGCGATCTGGAGGTCGAACTGATCAGCACCTCCGGCACACTGACCGTGTTGCGCGAAGCCGGAATCGACGCCCTCAGCATCGAGGAGTACACCGGCGTGCCCGAGATGATGGGCGGGCGGGTCAAGTCGCTCCATTCGAAAGTGCACGCCGGCCTGCTCGGCCTGCGCGACAACAAGCTCCACTGCGAGCAAATGCAGGCCTACGAAATGCACTGGGTGGACATGCTCGTGGCCAACATCCGCCCGATGCGCGATATCACCGGCCAGCCCGGCGTTACCACGGAGGAAGTGCTCGACCAGACGGACATCGGGGGCGTCGCGATGATCCGGTCGGCCGCGAAGAACTTCCGTTTTGTCACCTGTGTGGTCAATCCCGACCGCTACGCCTCCGTAATGCACGAGCTGCGGGCGCTCGAAGGCGAGGTTCCGTTTGCGGCGCGCTACCGGCTCGCACAGGAGGCGTTCGCGCTGACCGCCGAATACGACCGCGCCATCGCGGACTACCTCGAAAGCACCGTTCCTCCCGAGGAATAG
- a CDS encoding HEAT repeat domain-containing protein, with translation MFFANKRRLPHVIAAILASLTALGAPAQSAPYQPDIAPASDEGQRAIAAFTAAPGFEIELFAAEPQLANPVAFYVDYQGNFYVAETYRHHKGVGDMRGHREWLVDDLASRTVEDRLVAMKKNLGADFANWVGEHDRIKVLGDADGDGKADWDKVYADGFKDALAGIGAGVLLDRGNLYYTCIPELWRLRDNDGDHVADEREVLSTGYGVHINFLGHDLHGLRKGPDGRLYFSIGDRGVNTPMPDGSRLEDQDTGAVFRCNLDGSRLEIVHRGLRNPQELAFDNYGNLFTGDNNSDAGDQARWVWIVEGGDSGWRIGYQWITQPNTRGPWNAEKMWEPLHAGQPAHIVPPILNLGAGPSGLAFYPGTGMSDAYNDTFFLCDFRGDKDRSLIHAFQVAPKGASFELVNRRDFSNHMLATDVEFGMRPGLYFSDWTQGWDQPMKGRLYRVFEPAQENNATHAEAVRLLREGMAHRTPGELAGLLGHADQRVRLEAQWALADLHEAALPIFDAAANAGATLFARLHGIWGQWQLLLQGDIDGATLLPLLSDASEEVRLQAARVLAEASPGQVVAALHEALNDPSPRVQFHAATSLGRLGVKDPAATAALVDLLRRNDNKDAYLRHAAVIGLRGTAEEAALAALAYDPTPAVRLGALLTLRRLKSPETARFLTDSDAFIVAEAVRAIHDAPIEAAYPALAALADTGARIAEGDAYTWRRVLNAHWRLGRANDAAALARLATHAGIPEGARVEALVRLADWTEPPALDPVTGAWWPRPAGSADDVRTAIATALDTLVRAPEPAVLLAVAAVCERHQIEGAGPALARLVANTEAAPEDRVEAMRALGRIDAAALRPLLDTTLHADSDAIRAESLTQLVALDSAAASAAIRARLEEGSVPEKQAALRAIPRLDMASQADLLVGLLKKLVRNETDPAIQLELVEVAGASTHEPVRDAFADYHASLSTSDPLAPYRPALAGGDRRAGRAIFFERAETQCLRCHAVDGEGGSEVGPDLTGIGARVDREHLLAAIVTPNAAIAEGFENVAITRRDGSYLTGRLLAEDDATLTLEVPKEEDPFADLDGPELPHSEVDVVAEDSAHGDAATLAPPNVERVTIPKSDILTRDRALSSMPEGLANFLTLSELRDLVEFLATRN, from the coding sequence TTGTTTTTCGCCAATAAGCGCCGTTTACCCCACGTGATTGCCGCGATCCTGGCTTCGCTCACCGCCCTGGGAGCCCCCGCGCAGTCTGCCCCGTACCAGCCCGATATCGCCCCGGCCTCCGACGAAGGCCAGCGCGCAATCGCCGCCTTCACCGCCGCGCCGGGCTTCGAAATCGAGCTGTTCGCCGCGGAGCCGCAACTGGCCAATCCCGTGGCGTTCTATGTGGATTATCAGGGCAATTTCTATGTTGCCGAGACCTACCGGCACCACAAGGGCGTGGGGGATATGCGGGGCCACCGCGAATGGCTGGTGGATGACCTGGCGTCGCGCACCGTGGAAGACCGGCTGGTCGCGATGAAGAAGAATCTCGGGGCGGATTTCGCCAATTGGGTCGGAGAGCATGATCGCATCAAGGTTCTTGGCGATGCCGACGGGGACGGAAAGGCGGATTGGGACAAGGTCTATGCCGATGGCTTCAAGGATGCGCTGGCGGGTATTGGCGCGGGCGTGCTGCTCGATCGCGGCAACCTGTATTACACCTGCATCCCCGAACTCTGGCGCCTGCGGGACAACGACGGCGATCATGTGGCGGACGAACGCGAAGTACTGAGCACGGGCTACGGGGTCCACATCAACTTCCTCGGTCACGACCTGCACGGCCTGCGCAAGGGGCCAGACGGCCGCCTCTACTTCAGCATCGGCGATCGCGGCGTGAATACTCCCATGCCCGACGGCAGCCGCCTGGAAGATCAGGACACCGGCGCGGTGTTCCGTTGCAACCTGGACGGGTCCAGGCTCGAAATCGTGCACCGCGGCCTACGCAATCCGCAGGAACTGGCCTTTGACAACTACGGCAATCTCTTCACCGGCGACAACAACTCCGATGCGGGCGATCAGGCCCGCTGGGTCTGGATCGTGGAGGGCGGCGACAGCGGCTGGCGCATCGGTTACCAGTGGATCACCCAGCCCAATACGCGCGGCCCGTGGAACGCGGAGAAGATGTGGGAGCCGCTGCATGCGGGCCAGCCCGCGCACATCGTGCCGCCGATCCTAAACCTCGGCGCGGGGCCGTCCGGACTGGCCTTCTATCCGGGCACGGGCATGTCGGACGCCTACAACGACACCTTCTTCCTGTGCGATTTCCGGGGCGACAAGGATCGCAGCCTCATCCACGCCTTTCAGGTCGCGCCGAAGGGGGCCAGCTTCGAACTGGTGAACCGGCGCGACTTCAGCAACCACATGCTCGCCACGGACGTTGAGTTCGGTATGCGGCCCGGCCTCTACTTCTCCGACTGGACCCAGGGCTGGGACCAGCCCATGAAAGGGCGGCTATACCGCGTCTTCGAGCCCGCGCAGGAAAACAACGCAACCCACGCGGAGGCCGTCCGCCTGCTTCGCGAGGGTATGGCCCATCGCACGCCCGGAGAACTGGCGGGGCTCCTGGGACACGCCGACCAGCGGGTTCGCCTGGAAGCCCAGTGGGCCCTCGCCGACTTGCATGAAGCCGCCTTGCCAATATTTGACGCGGCGGCAAATGCCGGGGCTACCCTGTTTGCCCGGCTCCACGGGATCTGGGGGCAGTGGCAGCTTCTATTGCAGGGCGACATCGACGGCGCCACACTGCTGCCGCTGTTATCCGACGCCAGCGAGGAGGTCCGGCTGCAGGCCGCCCGCGTACTGGCGGAAGCCTCCCCGGGTCAGGTCGTGGCGGCGCTGCACGAGGCCCTGAACGATCCCAGCCCGCGCGTACAGTTCCACGCGGCGACCAGCCTGGGCCGCCTCGGGGTGAAAGATCCCGCCGCCACCGCCGCGCTGGTCGATTTGCTGCGCCGGAACGACAATAAGGACGCCTACCTCCGCCACGCCGCGGTAATCGGCCTTCGGGGGACGGCGGAAGAGGCCGCGCTCGCCGCACTCGCGTACGATCCGACGCCCGCCGTGCGTCTGGGCGCCCTCCTGACCCTCCGCCGCCTGAAGAGCCCCGAAACGGCCCGCTTTCTCACCGATTCCGACGCCTTCATCGTCGCCGAAGCCGTCCGCGCTATCCACGACGCGCCCATCGAGGCCGCATACCCCGCGCTTGCCGCCCTGGCGGATACCGGAGCCCGGATCGCGGAAGGTGATGCCTACACCTGGCGGCGCGTCCTCAACGCCCACTGGCGCCTGGGCCGCGCCAACGACGCCGCGGCGCTGGCCCGACTCGCCACGCACGCCGGTATCCCCGAAGGCGCCCGCGTGGAAGCGCTTGTGCGCCTCGCGGACTGGACCGAGCCCCCGGCGCTCGATCCCGTCACCGGCGCGTGGTGGCCCCGGCCCGCCGGAAGCGCCGACGACGTGCGAACCGCCATCGCCACCGCGCTGGACACGCTCGTGCGTGCTCCCGAGCCCGCCGTGCTGTTGGCGGTGGCCGCGGTTTGCGAACGCCACCAGATCGAGGGCGCGGGTCCGGCCCTGGCCCGGCTCGTGGCGAATACCGAGGCCGCGCCCGAAGATCGCGTGGAGGCCATGCGGGCCCTGGGACGCATCGATGCCGCCGCGCTTCGCCCGCTGCTCGATACCACCCTGCACGCCGATTCCGACGCCATCCGCGCCGAATCACTCACCCAGCTCGTGGCCCTGGACTCCGCCGCCGCAAGCGCCGCCATCCGCGCGCGCCTGGAGGAAGGCAGTGTTCCGGAGAAACAAGCCGCCCTCCGCGCCATTCCCCGACTCGATATGGCGTCTCAGGCGGATCTGCTCGTGGGACTCCTGAAAAAACTCGTCCGCAACGAAACCGATCCGGCTATCCAATTGGAACTCGTCGAAGTCGCCGGCGCCTCCACGCACGAGCCCGTTAGAGATGCCTTCGCAGACTATCACGCGTCGCTGTCCACGTCAGACCCGCTCGCACCCTACCGGCCCGCGCTGGCCGGGGGCGACCGCCGCGCGGGGCGCGCCATCTTCTTCGAACGCGCCGAGACGCAGTGCCTCCGGTGCCACGCCGTGGATGGGGAGGGGGGCAGCGAAGTCGGACCCGATCTCACGGGCATCGGCGCCCGCGTCGACCGCGAACACCTCTTGGCGGCCATAGTCACCCCCAATGCGGCCATCGCCGAGGGTTTTGAAAACGTCGCCATCACCCGCCGGGACGGAAGCTACCTCACTGGACGCCTTCTCGCCGAGGACGACGCCACGCTGACCCTGGAGGTCCCGAAAGAAGAAGATCCCTTCGCCGATCTCGACGGCCCCGAGCTGCCGCACAGTGAGGTCGATGTCGTGGCGGAGGATAGCGCCCACGGCGACGCCGCCACGCTCGCACCCCCGAACGTCGAACGCGTAACCATACCCAAGTCCGATATCCTGACCCGCGATCGCGCCCTTTCCAGCATGCCGGAGGGCCTCGCCAACTTTCTCACCTTGAGCGAACTCCGCGATCTGGTGGAGTTCCTGGCCACGAGAAATTAG